A stretch of the Thermus thermophilus genome encodes the following:
- a CDS encoding S9 family peptidase: MEPETLLKLRFLSDLTPGPEGLPLFLLTEIQEGDPPRYRSRVALFDGALRLLTQEEARRPRYRAPFLYFLRRVGEREELFRLDLRGGEAERLTETAGVLDYALGPGGEVAFLALKEAPRPGEPRVFGGWPFKFDGRGLLPEGRVALYALEEGKARLLLDRYPPPKEMVYAPEGLYLVMPEDARAQAEGRDTLFLLREGRLEKVYGGVGPIFALEWSPEGLFFLGHAFERGGGTEARLYHLRGGEARVLFEGSLQNSLNSDLRYGQHPQGPRWGEDGVYLVRTEAGRARLYRVGLDGRAEALTEGGSVLAFALTERGLFLLKEDFTHPARLEGPLGPFDPNAGVLDLAEPLYTEWTSPEGHRVPGWVLLPEGEGPHPVILYIHGGPHTAFGAAPMLEFQLFRRAGYAVAFANPRGSTGYGQDFALLEGEWGERDERDLMGFLDHVLAHFPLDPKRVGVAGGSYGGYMTNWLTARYPERFKAAVTDRSICNWLSFFGASDIGPRFTYLELGAKPWERPEVLWEKSPLRLVHRVRTPTLVVHSEEDHRCPIDQGETWYTALFHLGVKTRFFRVPEEGHELSRSGRPDRRLARLRAYLDWWRENL; the protein is encoded by the coding sequence ATGGAGCCCGAAACCCTGCTGAAGCTCCGCTTCCTCTCCGACCTCACCCCAGGCCCCGAGGGCCTTCCCCTCTTCCTCCTCACGGAGATCCAGGAGGGGGACCCGCCCCGCTACCGCTCCCGCGTCGCCCTCTTTGACGGGGCCTTGCGCCTCCTCACCCAGGAGGAGGCGAGAAGGCCCCGCTACCGCGCCCCCTTCCTCTACTTCCTGCGCCGGGTGGGGGAGCGGGAGGAGCTTTTCCGCCTGGACCTCCGGGGGGGCGAGGCGGAGCGCCTCACGGAGACCGCCGGGGTCCTGGACTACGCCCTGGGCCCCGGGGGCGAGGTGGCCTTCCTGGCCCTGAAGGAGGCCCCCCGGCCTGGGGAGCCCCGGGTCTTCGGGGGCTGGCCCTTCAAGTTTGACGGGAGGGGGCTTCTGCCCGAGGGGAGGGTGGCCCTCTACGCCCTGGAGGAGGGCAAGGCCCGCCTCCTCCTGGACCGCTACCCCCCGCCCAAGGAGATGGTCTACGCCCCTGAGGGGCTCTATTTGGTCATGCCCGAGGACGCCCGGGCCCAGGCGGAGGGTCGGGACACCCTCTTCCTCCTCCGGGAGGGGCGGCTGGAGAAGGTCTACGGGGGCGTGGGCCCCATCTTCGCCCTGGAGTGGAGCCCGGAGGGGCTTTTCTTCCTGGGGCACGCCTTTGAGCGGGGCGGGGGCACGGAGGCGAGGCTTTACCACCTTAGGGGGGGCGAGGCCCGGGTGCTCTTTGAGGGAAGCCTCCAGAACTCCCTGAACTCCGACCTGCGCTACGGCCAGCACCCCCAGGGCCCCAGGTGGGGCGAAGACGGGGTCTACCTGGTGCGCACCGAGGCGGGGAGGGCGCGGCTTTACCGGGTGGGCCTGGACGGGAGGGCGGAGGCCCTCACCGAGGGGGGAAGCGTCCTCGCCTTCGCCCTCACGGAGCGGGGGCTTTTCCTCCTCAAGGAGGACTTCACCCACCCGGCCAGGCTCGAGGGCCCCTTGGGCCCCTTTGACCCCAACGCCGGGGTCTTGGACCTGGCCGAGCCCCTCTACACCGAGTGGACAAGCCCCGAGGGGCACAGGGTCCCGGGGTGGGTCCTCCTGCCCGAGGGGGAGGGGCCCCACCCGGTGATCCTCTACATCCACGGAGGGCCCCACACCGCCTTCGGGGCCGCCCCCATGCTGGAATTCCAGCTTTTCCGCCGGGCGGGCTACGCCGTGGCCTTCGCCAACCCCCGGGGCTCCACGGGCTACGGCCAGGACTTCGCCCTCCTGGAGGGGGAGTGGGGGGAGCGGGACGAGCGGGACCTCATGGGGTTCTTGGACCACGTCCTGGCCCACTTCCCCTTAGACCCCAAGCGGGTGGGGGTGGCGGGGGGAAGCTACGGCGGGTACATGACCAACTGGCTCACGGCCCGCTACCCCGAGCGCTTCAAGGCGGCCGTCACCGACCGGAGCATCTGCAACTGGCTGAGCTTCTTCGGGGCGAGCGACATCGGCCCCCGGTTCACCTACCTGGAGCTTGGGGCCAAGCCCTGGGAGAGGCCCGAGGTCCTTTGGGAGAAGAGCCCCCTCCGCCTGGTCCACCGGGTCCGGACCCCTACCCTCGTGGTCCACTCGGAAGAGGACCACCGTTGCCCCATAGACCAGGGGGAGACCTGGTACACCGCCCTCTTCCACCTTGGGGTGAAGACCCGCTTCTTTAGGGTGCCCGAGGAAGGCCACGAACTTTCCCGCTCGGGGCGGCCCGACCGCCGCCTGGCCCGGCTTCGGGCCTACCTGGACTGGTGGCGGGAAAACCTGTAA
- a CDS encoding DUF3467 domain-containing protein has product MNELKLDIHIDKDVAQGRYANLALIAHTKNEFILDFALLQPQGGALVVSRIITSPQHAKALLRSLAENIARYEEAFGPIPEPVAESQA; this is encoded by the coding sequence ATGAACGAGCTGAAGCTGGACATCCACATTGACAAGGACGTGGCCCAGGGCCGCTACGCCAACCTGGCCCTCATCGCCCACACCAAAAACGAGTTCATCCTGGACTTCGCCCTGCTCCAGCCCCAGGGGGGGGCCCTGGTGGTGAGCCGGATCATCACGAGCCCCCAGCACGCCAAGGCCCTCCTCCGTAGCCTCGCGGAGAACATCGCCCGCTACGAGGAGGCCTTCGGCCCCATCCCCGAGCCCGTGGCGGAAAGCCAGGCCTGA
- a CDS encoding roadblock/LC7 domain-containing protein, whose amino-acid sequence MAYLTGLSALGVDQAVFTGMDGLVIEALGKGPPSAEALAAELAALARRMDPLAQALGGKVLRFTLATEDREVLAVRVGEFLLGAVVHRGLNRKAVGQELSRIALRLEEAWREG is encoded by the coding sequence ATGGCCTACTTGACGGGCTTGTCGGCCTTGGGCGTGGACCAGGCGGTGTTCACGGGGATGGACGGCCTGGTCATTGAGGCCTTGGGCAAGGGGCCGCCTTCCGCCGAGGCCCTGGCGGCGGAGCTCGCCGCCTTGGCGCGGCGCATGGACCCCCTGGCCCAGGCCCTGGGCGGGAAGGTCCTCCGCTTCACCCTGGCCACGGAGGACCGGGAGGTCCTGGCCGTCCGGGTGGGGGAGTTTCTCCTGGGGGCGGTGGTCCACCGGGGCCTGAACCGCAAGGCCGTGGGACAGGAGCTTTCCCGCATCGCCTTGAGGTTGGAGGAGGCGTGGAGGGAAGGCTGA
- a CDS encoding roadblock/LC7 domain-containing protein, whose amino-acid sequence MRIGPELLQDLLDRVEGSLAAAIGTPDGLLVEGVRKRPLDLEAAVAEHAALWRQARAAYARSLGAEEVGELLVGGTGVVGYLRSMRTQDPEPLFLLLLLTPEANLGQARLAARRLLDRAGGVVAWPT is encoded by the coding sequence ATGCGGATCGGACCCGAGCTTCTCCAAGACCTGCTGGACCGGGTGGAGGGGAGCCTGGCGGCGGCCATCGGCACCCCGGACGGCCTCCTGGTGGAGGGGGTGAGGAAGCGCCCCCTGGACCTCGAGGCCGCCGTGGCGGAGCACGCCGCCTTGTGGCGGCAGGCCCGGGCGGCCTACGCCCGAAGCCTAGGGGCGGAGGAGGTGGGCGAGCTCCTGGTGGGGGGAACGGGCGTGGTAGGCTACCTGAGAAGCATGCGCACCCAGGACCCGGAACCCCTCTTCCTCCTTCTCCTCCTCACCCCAGAGGCCAACCTGGGCCAGGCGCGGCTGGCCGCCCGGCGCCTTCTGGACCGGGCAGGGGGGGTGGTGGCATGGCCTACTTGA
- the recR gene encoding recombination mediator RecR gives MRYPESLLKLTRALSRLPGIGPKTAQRLALHLAFHKEEAEALAEALEGLKRVQACRECGNLAEGELCPICQDEDRDRSLLAVVESVADLYALERSGEFRGLYHVLGGALNPLEGIGPKELNLEGLFRRLEGVEEVVLATSMTVEGEATALYLAEELKRRGVRVTRPAYGLPVGGSLEYADEVTLGRALEGRRPV, from the coding sequence ATGCGCTACCCGGAAAGCCTCCTCAAGCTCACCCGGGCCCTCTCCCGCCTCCCCGGCATCGGCCCCAAGACGGCCCAGCGCCTGGCCCTTCACCTCGCCTTCCACAAGGAGGAGGCCGAGGCCCTGGCGGAGGCCCTGGAGGGGCTCAAGCGGGTCCAGGCCTGCCGCGAGTGCGGCAACCTGGCCGAGGGGGAGCTCTGCCCCATCTGCCAGGACGAGGACCGGGACCGCTCCCTCCTCGCCGTGGTGGAGAGCGTGGCCGACCTGTACGCCCTGGAGCGGAGCGGGGAGTTCCGGGGCCTCTACCACGTCCTGGGAGGGGCCTTGAACCCCCTGGAGGGCATCGGCCCCAAGGAGCTCAACCTGGAGGGGCTCTTCCGGCGGCTGGAAGGCGTGGAGGAGGTGGTCCTCGCCACCTCCATGACCGTGGAGGGGGAGGCCACCGCCCTCTACCTCGCCGAGGAGCTGAAGCGGCGGGGGGTGCGGGTGACCCGGCCCGCCTACGGCCTCCCCGTGGGGGGGAGCCTGGAGTACGCCGACGAGGTGACCCTGGGCCGGGCCCTGGAGGGGAGGCGGCCCGTCTAG
- a CDS encoding YbaB/EbfC family nucleoid-associated protein, with protein MNFQKLLKEAQKAQKKAAEVQERLERMTVVGSAQGLVEVEANGHGRILALRLKPEALKAFQDDPEGLEDLLLVAIQDAQTKAHELSEKEMAKELGGVGQMLGKLF; from the coding sequence ATGAACTTCCAGAAGCTTCTCAAGGAAGCGCAGAAGGCCCAGAAGAAGGCCGCCGAGGTGCAGGAGCGCCTGGAGCGGATGACCGTGGTGGGCTCGGCCCAGGGGCTCGTGGAGGTGGAGGCGAACGGCCACGGGAGGATCCTCGCCCTGAGGCTCAAGCCCGAGGCCCTCAAGGCCTTCCAGGACGACCCCGAGGGCCTCGAGGACCTCCTTCTGGTGGCCATTCAGGACGCCCAGACCAAGGCCCACGAGCTCTCGGAGAAGGAGATGGCCAAGGAGCTCGGGGGCGTGGGGCAGATGCTGGGGAAGCTCTTTTAG
- the hemB gene encoding porphobilinogen synthase: MERPRRLRSPLLRPLVAEVELSPKHLILPLFVKEGGEKEEVSSMPGVFRHPLAGLPRVAEEALKAGLGGVILFGVLPQEAKDPLGRGAYAEDGVVQRAIRLLKREFPELLVVADTCLCEYTDHGHCGVVKEGPLGFYVDNDATLDLLARTALSQAQAGADVVAPSAMMDGQVRAIREALDRGGFAHVPILSYAVKYASAFYGPFREAAQSAPGFGDRSGYQMDPRAGLWDALREAALDDLEGADMLMVKPALPYLDVLHALKGRFAKPLFAYQVSGEYAMLKAAALKGWLDERRAVLESLFALRRAGAQGILTYYALEAARWLREA, encoded by the coding sequence ATGGAGCGCCCAAGGAGGCTTCGGTCCCCCCTGCTCCGCCCCCTGGTGGCCGAGGTGGAGCTTTCCCCAAAGCACCTCATCCTCCCTCTCTTCGTGAAGGAGGGCGGGGAGAAGGAGGAGGTTTCCTCCATGCCCGGGGTCTTCCGCCACCCCCTCGCAGGGCTTCCCCGGGTGGCGGAGGAGGCCTTGAAGGCGGGCCTCGGCGGGGTCATCCTCTTCGGCGTCCTGCCCCAGGAGGCCAAGGATCCCCTGGGGAGGGGGGCCTACGCCGAGGACGGGGTGGTGCAGCGGGCCATACGGCTCCTCAAGCGGGAGTTCCCCGAGCTTCTCGTCGTGGCCGACACCTGCCTTTGCGAGTACACGGACCACGGCCACTGCGGCGTGGTGAAGGAGGGTCCCCTGGGCTTCTACGTGGACAACGACGCCACCTTGGACCTCCTCGCCAGGACCGCCCTCTCCCAGGCCCAGGCGGGGGCGGACGTGGTGGCCCCGAGCGCCATGATGGACGGGCAGGTTAGGGCCATCCGGGAGGCCCTGGACCGGGGAGGGTTCGCCCACGTGCCCATCCTCTCCTACGCGGTGAAGTACGCCTCCGCCTTCTACGGGCCCTTCCGGGAGGCGGCCCAAAGCGCCCCGGGCTTCGGGGACCGCTCCGGCTACCAGATGGACCCCCGGGCGGGCCTCTGGGACGCCCTTCGGGAGGCGGCCTTGGACGACCTGGAAGGGGCGGACATGCTCATGGTGAAGCCCGCCCTGCCTTACCTGGACGTGCTCCATGCCCTGAAGGGACGCTTTGCCAAGCCCCTCTTCGCCTACCAGGTCTCCGGGGAGTACGCCATGCTCAAGGCCGCGGCCCTCAAGGGGTGGCTGGACGAGAGGCGGGCCGTGCTGGAAAGCCTCTTCGCCCTGCGCCGGGCCGGGGCCCAGGGGATCCTCACCTACTACGCCCTCGAGGCCGCCCGCTGGCTTAGGGAGGCCTAA
- a CDS encoding MFS transporter, with product MRVLRHKAFARLVAAYLVSQAGSKVHRVALLVLVYLLTENALWVSLVLGTQLLGTVVFSPLLSAWADTQDRKRLLVWSDLLRAPLVALIPLLGAKSLPALLLLVFLMELLRDLHDPIQNAVVPDLVPEEEVDEANGLILLADRISEVLFVGAAGVLVAWVGPAYAFYLDALTYLASGLLLTGLPPLKPQALPKAGYLERVKEGLGHLFRQPAVRRTVGTLFAAAAFGSVETALGVVLALKWLGVGSAGFGFMEAAMALGAILGGVGLPYLLRRIPRERLFLLALLLFGVFEASVGLFPVYAWVLAAFFVSGFLNMAFIVPARSILQLNTPQEMRGRIFAAFSAVMNAAVLLGTMWGGALEEPLGAPRVFLLAGAMVALAAGYAFLTGGIPAPRPKEV from the coding sequence ATGCGGGTCTTGCGTCATAAGGCCTTCGCCCGCCTGGTGGCGGCCTATTTGGTCTCCCAAGCGGGGAGCAAGGTCCACCGGGTGGCCCTCCTCGTCCTCGTCTACCTGCTCACGGAAAACGCCCTCTGGGTCTCCCTGGTGCTGGGCACCCAGCTCCTCGGCACCGTGGTCTTCTCCCCCCTGCTTTCCGCCTGGGCCGACACCCAGGACCGGAAGCGGCTTCTGGTCTGGTCGGACCTCCTCAGGGCCCCCCTCGTGGCCCTCATCCCCCTCCTCGGGGCCAAGAGCCTTCCCGCACTCCTCCTCCTCGTCTTCCTCATGGAGCTCCTCCGGGACCTCCACGACCCCATCCAAAACGCCGTGGTTCCCGACCTGGTGCCCGAGGAGGAGGTGGACGAGGCCAACGGCCTCATCCTCCTCGCCGACCGCATCTCCGAGGTCCTCTTCGTGGGGGCGGCCGGGGTTCTGGTGGCCTGGGTGGGCCCCGCCTACGCCTTCTACCTGGACGCCCTCACCTACCTGGCCTCGGGCCTTCTCCTCACCGGCCTTCCCCCCTTGAAGCCCCAGGCCCTGCCCAAGGCGGGGTACCTGGAGCGGGTGAAGGAGGGCCTGGGCCACCTCTTCCGCCAGCCCGCCGTCCGCCGCACCGTGGGCACCCTCTTCGCCGCCGCCGCCTTCGGCTCGGTGGAGACCGCCTTGGGGGTGGTCCTGGCCCTCAAGTGGCTCGGGGTGGGTTCGGCGGGGTTCGGCTTCATGGAGGCGGCCATGGCCCTGGGGGCCATCCTGGGGGGCGTGGGCCTCCCCTACCTCCTGAGGCGGATCCCCCGGGAGCGCCTCTTCCTCCTCGCCCTTCTCCTCTTCGGGGTCTTTGAGGCCTCGGTGGGGCTCTTCCCCGTCTACGCCTGGGTCCTCGCCGCCTTCTTCGTGAGCGGCTTCCTCAACATGGCCTTCATCGTGCCCGCCCGCTCCATCCTCCAGCTCAACACCCCCCAGGAGATGCGGGGGCGGATCTTCGCCGCCTTCAGCGCGGTGATGAACGCCGCCGTCCTCCTCGGCACCATGTGGGGCGGGGCCTTGGAGGAACCCTTGGGCGCCCCCAGGGTCTTCCTCCTCGCAGGGGCCATGGTGGCCCTCGCCGCGGGCTACGCCTTCCTCACCGGGGGCATCCCCGCCCCGAGGCCCAAGGAGGTCTAA
- a CDS encoding PP2C family protein-serine/threonine phosphatase — protein sequence MRIAPRLSVAAVSHVGRRQNNEDFHRVLPLETPAGLLLLLAVADGMGGLEAGEWASKLAIEALSEVARGYAEHLQSGRPAVGLARVMEKGFLLARRRVEREAGRPERRGMGTTLTAFLYADWLKEGVVGHIGDSRAYRFGPTGVFRLTEDHSWVAERLKEGVLTPTEAERHPYRNVLTRALGLPEARFDLVEVRLAPGEGVLLVTDGLYGHVPEEEWRLGRDLQASLEAMVAEALRRGGDDNVTAVALRVE from the coding sequence ATGCGCATCGCTCCCCGGCTGAGCGTGGCCGCTGTTTCCCACGTGGGCCGCCGCCAGAACAACGAGGACTTCCACCGGGTCCTCCCCCTGGAGACGCCGGCAGGGCTTTTGCTCCTCCTCGCGGTGGCCGACGGGATGGGGGGCCTCGAGGCCGGGGAGTGGGCGAGCAAACTCGCCATTGAGGCCCTTTCCGAGGTGGCCCGGGGCTACGCGGAGCACCTCCAGAGCGGCCGCCCCGCCGTGGGCCTTGCCCGGGTCATGGAGAAGGGTTTCCTCCTGGCCCGGCGCCGGGTGGAGCGGGAGGCGGGGCGGCCCGAGCGCCGGGGGATGGGCACCACCCTCACCGCCTTCCTCTACGCCGACTGGCTCAAGGAGGGGGTGGTGGGGCACATCGGCGACTCCCGGGCCTACCGCTTCGGCCCCACCGGGGTTTTTCGCCTCACCGAGGACCACTCCTGGGTGGCGGAACGTCTGAAGGAGGGGGTCCTCACCCCCACGGAGGCGGAGCGCCACCCCTACCGCAACGTCCTCACCCGGGCCCTGGGCCTTCCCGAGGCGCGCTTTGACCTCGTGGAGGTGCGCCTCGCCCCGGGGGAGGGGGTGCTTCTCGTGACCGACGGGCTCTACGGGCACGTACCCGAGGAGGAGTGGCGGCTTGGGCGGGACCTCCAGGCGAGCCTGGAGGCCATGGTGGCCGAGGCCTTGCGGCGGGGCGGGGACGACAACGTCACCGCCGTGGCCCTGCGGGTGGAGTGA
- a CDS encoding protein kinase domain-containing protein — MALLLAALLVLLTVLLAVRLPAWASALLLGLLAGSGYALGVRSEALPAGALLLLGALAAPRLYLGPRRRKRPERRPPGPKRPAAAGTTAEREALSQRYEILEKVGLGGMATVYKAKDRKTGRLVALKVPQERFLGDPRFVRRFHREAEVLTRMDHPNIVKVYDHGQVEGVHYIAMEFLDGEGLDKLIEERRLSLRQAAAILARVADALRHIHAQGIVHRDIKPGNIMVLKGALREEGVDPRGVRLMDFGIAAGRVLTRLTITGARIGTPVYMSPEQAKGQKLDHRSDIYSLGIVLYEALTGQPPFTGGYETVIHQQIFQMPTPPKQLRPEIPQALSDLVLRMLEKDPAKRPGLDEVVRVLEGPWEEERELSEAQYLLVAVEAKKGAVRLLDLGGTPARLLSGVGSGAGQFPSPPLAVAADPGGGIWVAVFQHGEKLLHRLSPQGEVLLSTGPYGMKPGEFLLPVGLAVLEDQVFVLDGETATVSRLDLAGRYQGRFGGQGLGRGTFRDPKALVAAEGHLFVLDYGNRQVQRLTPEGAYLSRYAFRRSREDGALRLLGGLGAGEGRLYLYDVEAVKVRVLDLSGRLLASYPLPLLEGEDRMSLVELLPVGRVLYAARRGSSRIHRISLDTGEALPPLEVYAPVRGLALWRRTP, encoded by the coding sequence ATGGCCCTGCTCCTCGCTGCCCTCCTCGTCCTCCTCACGGTCCTCCTGGCCGTTCGCCTCCCGGCCTGGGCCTCGGCCCTTCTCCTCGGCCTTCTCGCCGGGAGCGGGTACGCCCTGGGGGTCCGCTCGGAGGCCTTGCCCGCCGGGGCGCTCCTCTTGCTCGGGGCCCTCGCTGCGCCCCGCCTCTACTTGGGCCCGAGGCGGCGGAAGCGGCCCGAGCGGCGGCCCCCAGGCCCAAAGCGCCCCGCCGCGGCGGGGACCACGGCCGAGCGGGAGGCCCTCTCCCAGCGGTACGAGATCCTGGAGAAGGTGGGCCTCGGGGGGATGGCCACCGTCTACAAGGCCAAGGACCGCAAGACGGGCCGCTTGGTGGCCCTGAAGGTTCCCCAGGAGCGCTTTCTCGGGGACCCCAGGTTCGTGCGCCGTTTCCACCGGGAGGCTGAGGTCCTTACCCGCATGGACCACCCCAACATCGTCAAGGTCTACGACCACGGTCAGGTGGAGGGCGTCCACTACATCGCCATGGAGTTTCTGGACGGGGAGGGGCTGGACAAGCTCATAGAGGAGAGGCGCCTCTCCCTTAGGCAGGCGGCGGCCATCCTGGCCCGGGTGGCGGACGCCCTGAGGCACATCCACGCCCAGGGCATCGTCCACCGGGACATCAAGCCGGGGAACATCATGGTCCTCAAGGGGGCCTTGAGGGAGGAGGGGGTGGACCCCAGAGGGGTGCGCCTCATGGACTTCGGCATCGCCGCGGGCCGGGTGCTCACCCGCCTCACCATCACCGGGGCCCGGATCGGCACCCCCGTGTACATGAGCCCGGAGCAGGCCAAGGGGCAGAAGCTGGACCACCGCTCGGACATCTATTCCCTGGGGATCGTCCTCTACGAGGCCCTCACCGGCCAGCCCCCCTTCACCGGGGGGTACGAGACGGTGATCCATCAGCAGATCTTCCAGATGCCCACGCCCCCCAAGCAGCTCAGGCCCGAGATCCCCCAGGCCCTTTCCGACCTGGTCCTGAGGATGCTGGAGAAGGACCCCGCCAAGCGGCCGGGCCTGGACGAGGTGGTGCGGGTCCTCGAGGGCCCCTGGGAGGAGGAGCGCGAGCTTTCCGAGGCCCAGTACCTCCTGGTGGCCGTGGAGGCGAAGAAGGGGGCGGTGCGCCTCTTGGACCTGGGGGGCACCCCGGCCCGCCTCCTCTCCGGGGTGGGGTCGGGGGCGGGGCAGTTCCCCTCGCCTCCCTTGGCCGTGGCCGCCGATCCTGGGGGGGGGATCTGGGTCGCCGTCTTCCAGCACGGGGAGAAGCTCCTCCACCGCCTCTCCCCTCAAGGGGAGGTCCTCCTCTCCACTGGGCCCTACGGGATGAAGCCGGGGGAGTTCCTCCTCCCCGTGGGGCTCGCCGTCCTCGAGGACCAGGTCTTCGTCTTGGACGGGGAGACGGCCACGGTGAGCCGGCTGGACCTCGCGGGGCGGTACCAGGGCCGCTTCGGGGGCCAGGGGCTTGGGCGGGGCACCTTCCGAGACCCCAAGGCCCTGGTGGCGGCCGAGGGGCACCTCTTCGTCCTGGACTACGGCAACCGGCAGGTGCAGCGCCTCACCCCCGAGGGGGCGTACCTCTCCCGCTACGCCTTCCGCCGCTCCCGCGAGGACGGGGCCCTTAGGCTCCTCGGGGGGCTGGGGGCGGGGGAGGGCCGGCTCTACCTTTACGACGTGGAGGCGGTCAAGGTCCGGGTGTTGGACCTCTCGGGGCGGCTTCTCGCCTCCTACCCCCTGCCCCTTCTGGAGGGGGAGGACCGGATGAGCCTGGTGGAGCTCCTTCCCGTGGGCCGGGTCCTATACGCCGCCCGCCGGGGCTCTAGCCGCATCCACCGGATCTCCCTGGACACCGGGGAGGCCCTTCCGCCCTTGGAGGTCTACGCGCCCGTGCGGGGCCTGGCCCTTTGGAGGCGGACGCCGTGA
- a CDS encoding response regulator transcription factor: MRVLLVEDDPGVREALELGLSLEGHEVRAVDRPEEALGLLSWAEVVVLDVLLPQGDGFSLLRAIRERSEVPVLMLTALDGVEWRVKGLREGADDYLVKPYSLQELLARLEALVRRARRREEVLAYKDLRLYPRRMEAFRGERRLALSPKAFLLLKAFLEAPEEVLSKEALMRKVWGEEVEPATLEVHLSALRKALGEPSPIQTVRGYGYRLFLPEG, translated from the coding sequence GTGAGGGTGCTTCTGGTGGAGGACGACCCCGGGGTGCGGGAGGCCTTGGAGCTCGGCCTTTCCCTGGAGGGGCACGAGGTGCGGGCCGTGGACCGGCCCGAGGAGGCCTTGGGCCTTCTTTCTTGGGCCGAGGTGGTGGTTTTGGACGTGCTGTTGCCCCAGGGAGACGGGTTTTCCCTTTTGCGCGCGATCCGGGAGCGCTCCGAGGTCCCCGTCCTCATGCTCACCGCCTTGGACGGGGTGGAGTGGCGGGTGAAGGGCCTTAGAGAGGGGGCGGACGACTACCTGGTGAAGCCCTACAGCCTCCAGGAGCTTTTGGCCCGCCTCGAGGCCCTGGTCCGCCGGGCGCGGAGGCGCGAGGAGGTCCTCGCCTACAAGGACCTCCGCCTCTACCCCCGGCGCATGGAGGCCTTCCGCGGGGAAAGGCGCCTCGCCCTCTCCCCCAAGGCCTTCCTCCTCCTGAAGGCCTTCCTCGAGGCCCCGGAGGAGGTTCTGTCCAAGGAGGCCCTGATGCGGAAGGTCTGGGGGGAGGAGGTGGAGCCCGCCACCTTGGAGGTCCACCTCTCCGCCCTGAGGAAGGCCTTGGGGGAGCCCAGCCCCATCCAGACGGTGCGCGGGTATGGCTACCGCCTTTTCCTCCCTGAGGGCTAG